The Coregonus clupeaformis isolate EN_2021a chromosome 13, ASM2061545v1, whole genome shotgun sequence genome includes a region encoding these proteins:
- the LOC121579940 gene encoding probable ribonuclease ZC3H12B: MVLELAVPANAGPLLHRSIPHIERIFRVRVSYGSAESSCDSSNVSTSNIIIVRVGEGKEDDCTKAKDYIVSLTSPAHLKREHLTLAQHKQLVALKPAIEYDSQAVVEVREHVVDISGGERNVMTAWSMVEKIKMEKHPYREEAPELTEAQQPSGESEEGNSSESESEHQLQVNRGSCKRKELFSATKPHRQLCRSPCLDRPSFSQSSTLPELRPDDTKAAAVLKHASDKVYQTKMEFALKLGYSGEQVETVLNKLGASALINDILAELVRLGNKGEPEVQASSNTGTLVSRGGPCVKEAVSPELSLEDDSVDPYDNLRPIVIDGSNVAMSHGNKEVFSCLGIQLAVDWFVEKGHKDITVFVPAWRKEQSRPDAPITDQDILRKLEKEKILVFTPSRRVQGRRVVCYDDRFIVKLACDSDGIIVSNDNYRDLQNEKPEWKKFIEERLLMYSFVNDKFMPPDDPLGRHGPSLENFLRKRPVVPEHKKQPCPYGKKCTYGHKCKYYHPERANQPQRSVADELRAFAKLSAVKTMSEGALAKCGTGPATAKGESGSEAKRVAPKRQSDPSIRSVTCEPEERLSAVRKPEANSVPSLVSALSVPTMQPAKSHAAGALNTRSASSPVPGSLQFTHSSLEHMSSVQYPHPPILVTNSHGASVTYSEQFPKYDSVSTDHGYYSMLSEFSNMSMSSMHNVDSFCSMEHEHGVYQRNPSQHCPEPCLSHSNSDSFSSYGELYMSSVDSSLDESMKGQQAPAQSRLQAFSHGGFHHEALTRVQSYGHEEPKQGPSRKQSISHLTPHVQHPVVGARSSCPGDYPLPQNVLPSQSSQPGRSLGMTRMDSISDSRLYESNPMRQRRPPLCREQHASWDPLPCGSESYGYHSYPLSNSLMQPCCERVMVRSMPDKMEQIWRSPWENPPQAEHQERHVIPEHQYQTYRNLCNIFPAFVVHSVMEKNPHLTDPQQLAAVIVTKLRSCH, translated from the exons ATGGTTTTGGAGCTGGCAGTGCCCGCAAATGCAGGCCCTTTGCTTCACCGCTCCATACCGCACATTGAGCGTATTTTCCGGGTGAGGGTCAGCTACGGATCCGCGGAGTCAAGCTGCGACAGCTCAAATGTCAGCACCAGCAATATCATCATAGTACGCGTCGGGGAGGGCAAGGAAGATGACTGCACCAAGGCAAAA GATTACATAGTTTCCTTAACTTCGCCAGCCCACCTAAAGAGAGAGCATCTAACATTGGCTCAACACAAACAGCTGGTTGCGCTGAAGCCAGCCATCGAGTATGACTCTCAGGCTGTGGTGGAGGTGAGGGAGCATGTGGTGGACATCTCCGGTGGCGAGAGGAACGTAATGACGGCATGGTCGATGGTGGAGAAGATCAAAATGGAGAAACACCCTTACAGGGAAGAGGCCCCTGAGCTGACTGAGGCCCAGCAGCCCAGTGGGGAGTCGGAGGAGGGGAACAGCTCAGAGAGCGAGTCAGAGCATCAGCTGCAGGTGAACAGGGGCAGCTGTAAGAGGAAGGAGCTCTTCAGTGCCACCAAGCCTCACCGTCAGCTCTGTCGCTCTCCATGTCTGGACCGGCCCAGCTTCTCCCAGAGCAGCACTCTACCAGAGCTCCGCCCTGACGACACCAAGGCCGCCGCAGTGCTCAAACATGCCAGCGACAAGGTGTACCAAACCAAGATGGAGTTTGCCTTGAAGCTGGGATACTCAGGTGAACAGGTGGAGACAGTGCTGAATAAGTTAGGGGCTTCTGCCCTTATCAATGATATTCTGGCTGAGCTTGTGAGGCTTGGTAATAAAGGTGAACCGGAAGTTCAAGCCAGTAGTAATACAGGCACGTTGGTCTCCCGTGGAGGCCCCTGTGTCAAAGAGGCTGTCAGTCCGGAGTTGTCACTTGAAGATGATTCCGTGGATCCTTATGATAATCTCAGGCCTATCGTCATTGATGGATCGAACGTGGCAATGAG CCATGGAAACAAAGAGGTTTTCTCTTGCCTTGGTATCCAATTGGCTGTTGATTGGTTTGTGGAGAAAGGACACAAAGACATCACAGTGTTTGTTCCTGCCTGGAGGAAAGAGCAGTCGAGACCTGATGCCCCCATTACAG ACCAAGATATTTTGCGGAAGCTGGAGAAAGAAAAGATCCTAGTGTTCACCCCATCTCGGAGGGTCCAGGGAAGGAGAGTGGTGTGCTACGATGATCGCTTTATAGTGAAGCTGGCCTGTGACTCTGATGGCATTATTGTGTCAAATGACAACTACAGGGACTTACAGAACGAGAAGCCGGAGTGGAAGAAGTTCATAGAGGAGCGGCTGCTGATGTACTCGTTTGTCAATGATAA ATTCATGCCACCTGATGATCCTTTGGGAAGACATGGTCCAAGTTTAGAGAATTTTCTCCGCAAGCGTCCTGTTGTTCCAGAGCACAAAAAGCAACCTTGTCCATATG GGAAAAAATGCACTTATGGACATAAGTGCAAGTACTACCACCCAGAGCGTGCAAACCAGCCCCAGCGGTCAGTGGCTGATGAACTGAGGGCGTTTGCCAAGTTGTCTGCTGTGAAGACAATGAGCGAGGGGGCCCTGGCCAAGTGTGGCACTGGACCCGCCACAGCTAAGGGGGAGAGTGGCTCTGAGGCTAAACGTGTGGCCCCCAAGCGCCAGTCTGACCCCAGCATCCGCTCAGTCACCTGCGAGCCAGAGGAGAGACTGTCCGCTGTCCGTAAGCCTGAGGCAAATTCTGTGCCTTCCCTCGTGTCTGCCCTCAGCGTGCCCACCATGCAGCCTGCAAAGAGCCACGCGGCTGGTGCCTTGAACACACGATCAGCCAGCAGCCCAGTGCCCGGCTCCCTCCAGTTCACCCACAGCTCACTGGAGCACATGTCTAGTGTACAGTACCCACACCCACCCATCCTAGTCACCAACAGCCATGGCGCTTCTGTCACTTACAGTGAACAGTTTCCTAAGTACGATTCTGTGAGCACGGACCATGGATACTACTCCATGCTTAGTGAGTTTTCTAACATGAGCATGAGCAGCATGCACAACGTAGACAGCTTCTGTAGCATGGAGCATGAGCACGGGGTTTATCAGAGAAATCCCAGCCAGCATTGCCCTGAGCCCTGCCTCAGCCATTCTAACAGTGACTCCTTTTCCTCTTATGGGGAATTATACATGAGCTCAGTGGACAGTAGCCTGGATGAGAGCATGAAGGGACAGCAGGCTCCTGCACAGAGCAGACTCCAGGCCTTCTCCCATGGGGGGTTCCATCACGAGGCCCTGACCCGGGTGCAGAGCTATGGCCATGAGGAGCCCAAGCAGGGTCCAAGCAGGAAGCAGTCCATATCCCACCTGACACCGCATGTCCAGCACCCTGTTGTTGGGGCCCGGTCCAGCTGCCCAGGGGACTACCCCTTACCTCAGAATGTCCTACCGTCACAGTCCTCGCAGCCGGGACGCTCCCTGGGCATGACACGTATGGACAGCATCTCAGACTCCAGGCTGTACGAGAGTAACCCCATGAGGCAGCGTAGACCCCCACTGTGCCGCGAACAGCACGCCAGCTGGGACCCGCTGCCCTGTGGCAGTGAGTCCTATGGATACCACTCGTACCCCCTGAGTAACAGCCTGATGCAGCCGTGTTGTGAGCGGGTGATGGTCCGCAGCATGCCTGACAAGATGGAGCAGATCTGGAGGTCTCCGTGGGAGAACCCGCCTCAAGCCGAGCACCAGGAGCGCCATGTCATCCCAGAGCACCAGTACCAAACATACCGCAACCTCTGCAACATCTTCCCCGCTTTCGTGGTGCACTCTGTCATGGAGAAAAACCCTCATCTGACGGACCCACAACAACTCGCTGCCGTCATTGTCACGAAGCTGAGGTCTTGCCATTGA